One genomic segment of Musa acuminata AAA Group cultivar baxijiao chromosome BXJ3-3, Cavendish_Baxijiao_AAA, whole genome shotgun sequence includes these proteins:
- the LOC135632905 gene encoding protein MONOCULM 1-like, with amino-acid sequence MPNPPISLPPQLLLLSSPPHSNRYSSTALRSSPPPLVEALDMLSSLKSHEEGDQEHHRHSNPVHPNSQHGLISPSAPVRQLLVSCAELVHRGDLPAARHTGSLLLATASPYGDSTDRLVHQFARALSLRVDPLFPSVDAASPEALQSSYLSFNQITPFLRFAHLTANQAILEAVDGHRQVHILDFDTSHGLQWPPLLQAISERSDPNNPPSIRITGTGRNLDVLRRTGDRLQTFADSLGLGFEFHPLLFPSTTSDPSSSTTTDFTSSSLRLHPGEILTVNCVLFLHNLLQDGSGSDDSRDLRAFLQAVRAMNPAVVTVAEREANHNAPIFFQRFMEALDYYTAVFESLEATLPPTSRERAAVEQVWLGREIEDVVAREGERRRERHERFDRWETLMRGAGFTNLPLSPFALSQARLLLRLHYPSEGYQLHTVRDSFFLGWQNKPLFSVSSWH; translated from the coding sequence TCCCTCCTCAGCTGCTActgctctcttctcctcctcactcCAACAGGTACTCCTCCACTGCCCTTCGCTCCTCCCCCCCGCCGCTTGTTGAGGCTTTAGATATGCTTAGCTCACTCAAGTCccatgaagaaggagatcaagaacACCACCGCCATTCCAATCCCGTCCACCCTAACTCCCAGCATGGCCTGATCTCCCCTTCCGCCCCTGTGCGCCAGCTCCTCGTCAGCTGCGCCGAGCTTGTCCACCGCGGCGACCTCCCGGCGGCGCGGCACACCGGTTCGCTCCTCTTGGCCACCGCCTCCCCCTATGGCGACTCCACCGACCGCCTGGTCCACCAATTCGCCCGTGCCCTCTCCCTCCGCGTCGACCCCCTCTTCCCCTCCGTCGACGCTGCTTCTCCGGAGGCCCTCCAGTCCTCCTACCTATCGTTCAACCAGATCACCCCATTCCTTCGCTTCGCGCACCTCACCGCCAACCAGGCCATCCTCGAGGCCGTCGACGGCCACCGCCAAGTCCACATCCTCGACTTCGACACTTCCCACGGACTGCAATGGCCGCCGCTGCTCCAAGCCATATCGGAGCGCTCCGACCCCAACAATCCACCTTCCATTCGCATCACCGGCACCGGAAGGAACCTCGATGTCCTCCGCCGCACCGGCGACCGACTCCAAACTTTCGCCGATTCTCTCGGCCTAGGATTTGAATTCCAccccctcctcttcccctccaccaCCAGCGACCCTAGCTCTAGCACCACCACCGACTTCACCTCTTCTTCTCTCCGACTCCATCCGGGCGAGATCCTCACCGTGAACTGCGTACTATTCTTGCACAACCTACTACAAGACGGCAGTGGCAGTGACGACTCCCGCGACCTAAGGGCGTTTCTTCAAGCTGTTCGAGCGATGAACCCTGCAGTGGTGACGGTCGCCGAGAGGGAGGCGAACCACAACGCGCCCATCTTCTTTCAGAGATTCATGGAGGCGTTGGACTACTACACGGCGGTGTTCGAGTCACTGGAGGCGACGCTGCCACCGACGAGCCGtgagcgggcggcggtggagcagGTCTGGCTGGGACGCGAGATCGAGGACGTCGTCGCCCGGGAGGGTGAGAGGAGGAGGGAGCGGCACGAGCGGTTCGACCGGTGGGAAACTCTGATGCGAGGCGCAGGATTCACGAACCTGCCGCTCAGCCCCTTCGCGCTGTCGCAGGCGCGGCTTCTGCTCCGCCTCCACTATCCATCGGAAGGGTATCAGCTCCACACGGTGAGGGATTCCTTTTTCTTGGGGTGGCAGAACAAGCCCCTCTTCTCAGTCTCGTCTTGGCATTAG
- the LOC135633750 gene encoding ubiquitin-conjugating enzyme E2-17 kDa-like, producing the protein MASKRIQKELMDLQRDPPTSCSAGPVGEDLFQWQATIMGPADSPYAGGVFFVKIHFPPDYPFKPPKVNFQTKVYHPNINSNGSICLDILKEQWSPALTISKVLLSISSLLTDPNPDDPLVPEIAHTYKMQRSQYEETARAWTQKYAMG; encoded by the exons ATGGCTAGCAAACGGATTCAGAAGGAATTAATGGATTTGCAGAGGGATCCTCCAACATCATGCAGTGCTGGACCTGTTGGGGAAGATCTCTTCCAATGGCAGGCAACAATCATGGGTCCTGCAGACAGTCCTTATGCAGGTGGAGTGTTCTTTGTTAAGATACATTTTCCACCTGACTATCCATTTAAGCCTCCAAAAGTCAACTTCCAGACAAAG GTTTATCACCCCAATATCAACTCGAACGGAAGCATCTGCCTCGACATCCTCAAGGAGCAGTGGAGCCCTGCACTGACGATATCAAAGGTCCTCCTCTCCATCTCCTCCCTTCTTACAGACCCCAATCCTGACGATCCTCTCGTCCCTGAGATCGCCCACACGTACAAGATGCAGAGGTCTCAATACGAAGAGACAGCTCGAGCATGGACGCAGAAGTATGCTATGGGTTGA